From a region of the Marinilabiliales bacterium genome:
- the gcvH gene encoding glycine cleavage system protein GcvH translates to MEIPVELKYTKDHEWVKVENGVAVVGITEFAQGELGDIVFIEIETQGDTLDKDEVFGTIEAVKTVSDMFMPVSGEVDEVNSKLAETPDIINKDPYGEGWMIRIRMSDPSQVDSLLTADQYRGLIDA, encoded by the coding sequence ATGGAAATTCCGGTTGAACTGAAGTACACAAAAGATCATGAATGGGTGAAGGTTGAAAATGGTGTTGCAGTTGTAGGTATTACCGAGTTTGCCCAGGGAGAGCTTGGCGATATAGTATTCATTGAGATTGAGACCCAAGGGGATACCCTGGACAAGGACGAGGTATTTGGAACCATTGAAGCGGTCAAGACCGTGTCTGATATGTTTATGCCTGTGTCAGGCGAGGTTGACGAAGTTAATTCAAAGCTTGCAGAGACTCCTGATATAATTAACAAGGATCCATACGGGGAGGGCTGGATGATCAGGATCAGGATGTCAGATCCTTCGCAGGTTGATTCGCTTTTGACTGCAGATCAGTACAGGGGCCTGATTGATGCCTGA
- a CDS encoding translation initiation factor IF-2 — MSEVITTKRLSKVAREFNLGISTIVEFLKKKGFDIDANPNTKVTEEQYHLLLKEYSSEISVKKESEKISLRIAREKKESISIDDEEKQPSDEEETEPSESADEVLIKDTAAKKPAEPDTAKPPVEKKDEPAEEAKEEVPLPEEPEEDPQVTEKEEEGPGLKIVGNIDLDSINQKTRPGKKPKSAEKEQKEKVKPPGDEKKEVTEKDQEPDAVTEEREPEKKEPEKKEPEKELPEDDVFKHKVKKLSGPTVIGKIDLPVKERKKPVASSSDTEKGKKKKRKRIRKDTSDAGIPSETPGTVAGDQKKSKLRKSKKRPVRHEISEEDVQKQIKDTLSRLTSKGKSKGAKYRRDKREMMSQKQQEESEKLEMESKTLKVTEFVTVNELATMMDVPVNEIISSCMSLGLFVSINQRLDAETIALVAEEYGFTTEFVSADLQEDIDLDDDHDDEASLTDRSPIVTVMGHVDHGKTSLLDFIRQANVIAGEAGGITQHIGAYSVEIDNGKTITFLDTPGHEAFTAMRARGARITDIAIIVIAADDSVMPQTVEAINHAHAAGVPIVFAINKIDKPGANPEKIKEQLANMNFMTEDWGGKYQSQEISAKSGTNIDKLLEKVLLEAELLELKANPEKLASGTVVESELDKGRGYITTVLVQTGTLKIGDILLAGTHYGHVKAMHNERGKPIKEAAPSTPALVLGLNGAPQAGDNFNVMATDREARDIANKREQLQREQGLRTQKHITLDEIGRRIAIGNFQELNIIVKGDVDGSVEAISDSLIKLSTDEIQVRIIHKAVGQISESDILLAAASNAIVVGFQVRPSLAARKLAEKEEIDIRLYSIIYDAINEIKSAMEGMLSPEIKEEVVATLEVRETFKITKVGTIAGCFVKDGKIHRNTKIRLIRDGIVVHSGELGSLKRFKDDVREVASGYECGLNITGYNDIKVGDIIEGYKEVEYKKTL; from the coding sequence ATGTCAGAGGTAATCACTACAAAAAGACTTAGCAAGGTAGCAAGGGAGTTTAACCTTGGGATATCAACTATTGTTGAGTTCCTCAAGAAAAAGGGATTTGACATTGATGCCAACCCGAACACCAAGGTTACTGAAGAACAGTACCACCTTTTGCTGAAGGAATACAGTTCAGAGATCAGTGTGAAAAAAGAGTCTGAAAAGATAAGTCTGAGGATTGCCCGTGAGAAGAAAGAAAGCATATCCATTGATGATGAAGAAAAGCAGCCCTCTGATGAGGAAGAAACAGAGCCATCTGAGAGTGCTGATGAAGTTCTCATAAAAGATACAGCAGCCAAAAAGCCTGCTGAACCTGACACAGCCAAGCCTCCCGTCGAAAAGAAAGATGAACCTGCAGAAGAGGCTAAGGAAGAAGTACCCTTGCCGGAAGAACCGGAGGAAGATCCTCAGGTCACAGAAAAAGAAGAGGAGGGACCTGGTTTGAAAATTGTTGGGAATATCGATCTTGACAGCATCAACCAGAAGACCCGCCCTGGAAAGAAACCCAAATCCGCAGAAAAAGAGCAGAAAGAGAAAGTTAAGCCGCCCGGGGATGAGAAGAAAGAGGTCACTGAGAAGGACCAGGAACCGGATGCAGTAACTGAAGAGAGGGAACCGGAGAAAAAGGAACCTGAAAAAAAGGAGCCTGAAAAAGAATTGCCTGAAGATGACGTTTTTAAGCACAAAGTAAAAAAGCTGTCCGGGCCCACTGTAATCGGTAAAATTGATCTGCCTGTAAAGGAGAGGAAAAAACCTGTTGCATCATCAAGCGATACTGAAAAAGGAAAGAAAAAGAAGCGGAAACGGATACGCAAAGACACCTCAGATGCGGGCATTCCATCCGAAACCCCAGGTACTGTTGCGGGCGACCAGAAGAAATCAAAGCTAAGAAAAAGTAAGAAAAGACCGGTAAGACATGAAATCAGTGAAGAAGACGTTCAGAAGCAGATAAAGGACACACTTTCCAGATTGACATCAAAGGGCAAATCAAAAGGAGCGAAATACAGGCGCGACAAACGCGAGATGATGAGCCAGAAACAGCAGGAAGAGTCCGAGAAGCTCGAGATGGAGAGCAAAACCCTGAAGGTAACAGAGTTTGTCACGGTCAACGAGCTGGCCACGATGATGGATGTGCCTGTTAATGAAATAATTTCCTCATGCATGAGCCTGGGCCTTTTTGTATCTATCAATCAAAGGCTCGATGCTGAAACCATCGCACTTGTTGCAGAAGAGTATGGATTTACGACCGAGTTCGTAAGTGCCGATCTTCAGGAGGATATAGACCTTGACGACGACCATGACGATGAAGCAAGTCTCACAGATCGTTCCCCTATCGTAACAGTAATGGGTCACGTCGACCACGGTAAGACATCTCTTCTGGACTTTATACGCCAGGCCAATGTGATTGCTGGAGAAGCAGGGGGCATCACCCAGCACATCGGAGCCTACAGTGTTGAGATTGATAATGGTAAAACAATAACCTTCCTTGATACTCCCGGGCACGAAGCATTTACCGCCATGAGGGCGAGGGGTGCCAGGATAACGGATATTGCCATAATAGTTATCGCAGCCGACGACAGTGTAATGCCCCAGACAGTTGAGGCAATCAATCATGCACATGCTGCAGGGGTACCGATAGTCTTTGCAATAAACAAAATTGACAAGCCCGGTGCCAACCCTGAAAAGATCAAGGAACAGCTCGCGAACATGAATTTCATGACAGAAGACTGGGGTGGTAAATACCAGTCACAGGAGATATCGGCAAAGAGCGGGACCAACATCGACAAGCTCCTTGAAAAAGTGCTGCTTGAGGCAGAACTGCTTGAGCTGAAAGCCAATCCCGAAAAACTGGCATCAGGCACTGTAGTCGAATCTGAACTTGACAAGGGCCGGGGATACATCACCACCGTTCTGGTTCAGACCGGCACACTGAAAATTGGCGACATTCTGCTTGCCGGAACACACTACGGGCACGTCAAGGCCATGCACAACGAACGGGGTAAGCCCATAAAAGAAGCAGCCCCGTCAACCCCGGCACTGGTGCTCGGCCTTAACGGTGCACCGCAGGCAGGGGATAACTTCAATGTTATGGCTACCGACCGGGAGGCAAGGGACATTGCAAACAAGCGGGAGCAATTGCAGCGTGAACAGGGGCTGCGTACCCAGAAGCACATAACACTTGATGAGATTGGCAGGAGAATTGCCATAGGCAATTTCCAGGAGCTCAATATAATAGTCAAAGGTGACGTTGATGGCTCAGTCGAGGCAATATCTGATTCGCTCATTAAGCTGTCGACCGATGAGATCCAGGTACGGATAATCCATAAGGCTGTTGGACAGATAAGTGAGTCGGATATCCTGCTGGCAGCCGCATCAAATGCCATTGTAGTAGGTTTCCAGGTACGGCCGTCACTGGCAGCCAGAAAACTCGCAGAGAAGGAAGAGATTGACATCAGGTTGTACTCGATCATCTATGATGCAATAAACGAGATTAAATCCGCAATGGAAGGGATGCTGTCGCCCGAGATTAAAGAAGAGGTCGTTGCAACCCTGGAGGTAAGGGAGACCTTCAAGATCACCAAGGTAGGAACAATAGCCGGCTGCTTTGTCAAAGACGGCAAAATCCACCGCAATACTAAAATCCGCCTCATAAGAGACGGGATAGTTGTACACTCAGGAGAACTCGGCTCCCTGAAGAGATTCAAGGATGATGTCAGGGAGGTAGCTTCCGGGTATGAATGCGGGCTGAATATTACCGGCTACAATGACATCAAGGTAGGCGATATCATTGAAGGTTACAAGGAGGTGGAATACAAGAAAACACTCTGA
- the nusA gene encoding transcription termination/antitermination protein NusA → MENLNLTEPFSEFKELKSIDRATMMSVLEDVFRSMLIKYFGTDENFDIIINIDKGDFEIWRNREVVEDGSVEDPNLQIPISEAQKIDPEYEMGEEVTDEVKLADFGRRAILALRQNLTARIMELEKNNVYLKYKDRIGEIVTGDVYQVWKREILILDDEGNELILPRTEQIPTDYFRKGDTIRAVVIKVEMKNNIPLIILSRTSPVFLERLFELEVPEIYDGLITIKKIVRVPGERAKVAVESYDDRIDPVGACVGMKGSRIHGIVRELKNENIDVINYTTNVQLYISRSLSPAKISSIKIVEDEKRAEVFLKPNEVSLAIGKGGLNIKLAGQLTEYEIDVFRDTEGEDEEDVNLDEFGDEIESWIIDELKAVGCDTAKSVLELPVEDLVKRTDLEEETIREVVKVLKAEFE, encoded by the coding sequence ATGGAAAATTTGAATCTCACAGAACCATTTTCTGAGTTCAAGGAGCTGAAGAGCATAGACAGGGCGACAATGATGAGCGTGCTTGAAGATGTTTTCAGAAGCATGCTGATCAAATATTTTGGTACTGACGAGAACTTTGACATTATTATCAATATAGACAAGGGTGATTTTGAGATTTGGAGGAACAGGGAGGTTGTGGAGGACGGAAGCGTTGAGGATCCAAACCTGCAGATACCGATTTCCGAAGCACAGAAAATTGATCCGGAATATGAGATGGGGGAGGAAGTCACCGATGAAGTAAAACTTGCAGATTTCGGCAGAAGGGCTATACTGGCCCTGCGCCAGAACCTCACTGCAAGGATCATGGAGCTTGAAAAGAATAATGTTTACCTGAAATACAAGGACCGGATCGGCGAAATAGTCACCGGAGATGTATACCAGGTATGGAAACGGGAGATACTCATTCTCGATGACGAAGGGAACGAACTGATACTTCCCCGCACAGAGCAGATCCCGACCGACTACTTCAGAAAGGGTGACACTATCAGGGCCGTGGTCATCAAGGTTGAAATGAAGAACAATATACCGCTTATTATACTGTCAAGAACCTCTCCTGTTTTCCTTGAGAGGCTTTTCGAACTTGAAGTGCCGGAAATATATGACGGACTGATAACCATTAAGAAGATTGTCCGTGTGCCCGGCGAAAGAGCGAAGGTTGCCGTCGAATCCTATGATGACCGAATCGATCCGGTTGGGGCGTGTGTGGGTATGAAAGGTTCCCGGATACATGGCATTGTCAGGGAGCTCAAAAATGAGAATATTGATGTTATAAACTACACAACCAATGTCCAGCTTTATATTTCCAGGTCGCTCAGCCCCGCAAAAATAAGCTCCATTAAAATAGTTGAAGATGAAAAGCGGGCCGAGGTATTCCTCAAGCCAAACGAAGTATCCCTGGCTATCGGCAAAGGCGGTCTCAACATCAAACTTGCGGGTCAGTTAACCGAGTATGAAATAGATGTATTCCGGGATACTGAAGGTGAGGATGAAGAAGATGTTAACCTGGATGAATTCGGCGACGAAATAGAAAGTTGGATCATTGACGAGCTAAAGGCAGTTGGATGCGATACAGCAAAGAGTGTACTTGAACTGCCGGTTGAGGATCTTGTAAAAAGGACCGATCTCGAAGAGGAGACAATCCGGGAAGTGGTCAAAGTTTTAAAGGCGGAATTTGAATAA
- the rimP gene encoding ribosome assembly cofactor RimP produces MIGKEKIQELVCRHTEGTGLFLVDIHVSPSNSIRVLADSKEGITLEECVQLSRAIESSLDREAEDFNLEVSSPGLSEPLKVIPQYEKNIGRELEVLSVDGKKIRGRLTGLSGKGVIIEQLVKIKGDKKKPEIKPVKSELGFDSIKTAKLVITFK; encoded by the coding sequence ATGATCGGCAAAGAAAAGATACAGGAGCTGGTTTGCAGACATACTGAGGGAACAGGGCTCTTCCTTGTGGATATTCATGTATCACCATCCAACAGCATCAGGGTGCTGGCAGACAGCAAGGAGGGCATCACCCTGGAGGAGTGCGTGCAACTATCAAGGGCTATTGAAAGCAGCCTGGACAGGGAGGCTGAGGATTTCAACCTTGAAGTCTCCTCACCCGGACTGTCAGAACCGCTTAAGGTGATACCCCAGTATGAAAAGAACATTGGCAGGGAGCTGGAGGTATTATCAGTCGACGGAAAGAAGATAAGGGGCAGGCTCACGGGGCTGAGCGGCAAGGGTGTGATCATTGAACAGCTCGTCAAAATAAAGGGAGATAAGAAAAAGCCTGAAATTAAACCGGTAAAAAGTGAACTCGGCTTTGACAGCATCAAAACCGCTAAGCTTGTAATAACATTTAAATAA
- the lpxD gene encoding UDP-3-O-(3-hydroxymyristoyl)glucosamine N-acyltransferase has translation MHFTAGQIAEYLKGTVEGDSEVTVDDVSRIEEGRQGTLTFLSNLKYEKYLYTTKASVVLVNREFTPSKRLGCTLIRVDDAYQAIAALLQLREQMKPAPAGVTENAFVDSSAITGKNVYIGHFSVISKGVVIGDSVIIHSHSYIGENVTIGNNTVIHPGVKIYHDSVIGKECTLHAGVVIGSDGFGFAPQTGMNYKKIPQVGNVVIEDQVEIGANCTIDRAMIGSTIIRRGVKLDNLIQVAHNVEIGENTVIAAQSGIAGSTRIGAGCMIGGQAGIVGHLNIADGTRIAAQSGVGGSINEKDTTVQGSPSFRYSSYQRSYVFFRKLPQIYSRLERIERELGEAGNRKKE, from the coding sequence ATGCATTTTACAGCAGGACAGATAGCGGAATACCTGAAGGGTACAGTGGAGGGGGATAGTGAGGTGACGGTTGATGATGTTTCCAGAATTGAGGAAGGAAGGCAGGGAACCCTGACCTTCCTGTCAAACCTGAAATATGAAAAGTACCTATATACCACTAAGGCATCGGTGGTTCTTGTAAACAGGGAGTTTACGCCCTCAAAAAGATTAGGTTGCACCCTGATAAGGGTTGATGATGCCTACCAGGCCATTGCAGCTCTGCTGCAATTAAGGGAGCAGATGAAACCCGCTCCGGCAGGAGTTACCGAAAACGCTTTTGTAGACAGCTCTGCCATAACGGGCAAAAATGTCTACATAGGCCATTTTTCGGTTATATCCAAAGGTGTTGTAATTGGTGACAGCGTGATAATACATTCCCATTCGTATATCGGGGAGAATGTCACGATAGGTAATAATACCGTTATTCATCCGGGCGTAAAGATCTATCATGATTCCGTTATCGGCAAGGAGTGCACGTTGCATGCAGGTGTTGTGATTGGCAGTGATGGTTTTGGTTTTGCCCCGCAAACCGGCATGAATTACAAGAAGATACCGCAGGTAGGAAATGTGGTTATAGAAGACCAGGTTGAGATAGGCGCCAACTGTACAATCGACAGGGCCATGATCGGTTCTACAATCATAAGGCGGGGAGTAAAGCTTGATAACCTGATACAGGTGGCTCATAATGTTGAGATCGGAGAGAATACTGTAATTGCTGCTCAATCGGGGATTGCCGGATCTACCAGGATCGGTGCAGGATGCATGATCGGCGGACAAGCAGGTATTGTCGGTCACCTTAATATTGCCGATGGTACCAGGATCGCAGCCCAATCGGGTGTTGGTGGCAGTATAAATGAAAAGGACACTACTGTTCAGGGTTCGCCGTCATTCCGGTACAGCAGTTATCAAAGGTCATATGTATTCTTCAGGAAATTGCCACAGATCTACAGCAGGCTTGAGAGAATTGAAAGAGAACTTGGAGAAGCCGGAAACAGGAAAAAGGAGTGA
- a CDS encoding bifunctional UDP-3-O-[3-hydroxymyristoyl] N-acetylglucosamine deacetylase/3-hydroxyacyl-ACP dehydratase, whose protein sequence is MAKKQKTLNKSVTLSGKGLHTGVNVDLTFRPAPVDHGYVFKRIDLDGEPELHAWAEYVSDTSRGTTIEENGVKVGTIEHVMAALYGLEIDNILMEINGPETPIIDGSSKFIVRALKEAGIVEQEKEKNYYEIKEKIVWADQEKGIEIVIFPDDRLSVDVMIDYNSKVLGNQYASLSGLQDFESEVSPCRTFVFFHELEFLLKNNLIKGGDLENAIVILDKEVPQEELDRIADLFNKPRIKRNSEGVLNNVDLYFPNEPARHKLLDIIGDFALIGRPIKGRIVASRPGHYANNKLARKIRQMIKEEEKRTVFPEYNPKAKPVFDINQIMGILPHRPPFLLVDKIMAVTESTIVGVKNVTMNEGFFVGHFPDEPVMPGVLQVEAMAQVGGILVLTSVPDPEKYSTYFLKIDKVKFKRKVVPGDTLVFQLEYLAPVRRGIVYMFGRAFVGDEVAAEGELMAQIIRNKE, encoded by the coding sequence ATGGCAAAAAAACAAAAAACTCTAAATAAGTCGGTTACCTTAAGTGGAAAGGGATTGCATACCGGTGTGAACGTTGACCTTACATTCAGGCCTGCTCCTGTTGATCATGGTTATGTATTCAAAAGGATCGATCTTGACGGTGAACCGGAACTGCATGCATGGGCCGAATATGTTTCTGATACATCGCGTGGAACGACCATTGAAGAGAACGGGGTTAAGGTAGGGACCATTGAACATGTCATGGCTGCGTTGTACGGGCTGGAAATAGACAATATACTCATGGAGATCAATGGCCCGGAGACACCGATAATAGATGGCAGTTCCAAGTTCATAGTGCGCGCCCTTAAGGAAGCGGGTATTGTTGAACAGGAAAAGGAGAAGAACTATTATGAGATAAAAGAGAAGATAGTCTGGGCGGATCAGGAAAAGGGGATTGAGATAGTTATATTTCCTGACGACAGGCTCTCTGTCGATGTTATGATTGACTATAATTCGAAGGTGCTTGGAAACCAGTATGCCTCCCTGTCCGGACTGCAGGATTTTGAAAGTGAGGTTTCTCCGTGCCGGACTTTTGTATTTTTTCACGAACTTGAGTTTCTCCTTAAAAATAATCTTATCAAAGGCGGTGACCTTGAAAATGCAATTGTAATACTCGATAAGGAGGTCCCGCAGGAGGAGCTGGACCGTATTGCCGACCTTTTCAACAAACCGAGGATTAAAAGAAATTCCGAGGGGGTGCTTAACAATGTAGACCTTTACTTTCCCAATGAACCGGCAAGGCATAAGCTCCTGGATATAATAGGTGATTTTGCCCTGATCGGGCGCCCGATCAAAGGAAGGATCGTGGCCAGCCGCCCCGGACACTATGCAAATAACAAGCTTGCCAGGAAAATTAGGCAAATGATAAAGGAAGAGGAGAAAAGGACGGTTTTTCCTGAATATAATCCCAAAGCCAAACCTGTTTTTGACATCAACCAGATAATGGGAATACTTCCCCACAGACCGCCCTTTCTGCTGGTTGACAAGATCATGGCAGTGACCGAATCCACCATCGTGGGAGTGAAAAATGTGACTATGAACGAGGGTTTCTTTGTCGGGCATTTCCCTGATGAACCTGTAATGCCCGGTGTGCTGCAGGTTGAGGCAATGGCCCAGGTCGGGGGTATACTCGTGTTGACATCGGTGCCTGATCCTGAAAAATATTCAACCTATTTTTTGAAAATAGACAAGGTGAAGTTCAAGCGCAAGGTGGTTCCTGGCGACACCCTGGTTTTTCAACTTGAATACCTGGCCCCGGTGCGCAGGGGGATTGTTTATATGTTCGGGCGGGCATTCGTCGGAGATGAGGTTGCCGCGGAAGGGGAACTGATGGCCCAGATAATCAGGAATAAAGAATAA
- a CDS encoding acyl-ACP--UDP-N-acetylglucosamine O-acyltransferase, with protein MSKTLNVINPDAKIGKDVVIEAFTTIQGDVVIGDGTWIGPNVTIMDGARIGKNCKIFPGAVISAIPQDLKFRGEESYAEIGNNSIIRECVTVNRGTAAKGRTAVGSNTMLMAYVHVAHDCLIGNNSILVNSVGLAGEVEVGDFAIIGGMTAVHQFCRIGAHTMVGGASKVRKDIPPFIRASREPLRYVGVNAIGLRRRNFSNETIYAIQDVLRILYQKGLNTSQAIERILSELPQSNERDLVVEFVRESTRGIIKGYDPETDPREEDDA; from the coding sequence ATGAGTAAAACGCTGAATGTAATCAATCCGGATGCGAAGATAGGCAAGGACGTAGTAATAGAGGCATTTACGACCATACAAGGAGATGTTGTTATTGGCGACGGCACCTGGATAGGCCCGAATGTAACAATAATGGATGGTGCACGGATAGGCAAAAACTGCAAAATCTTTCCCGGTGCCGTTATCTCAGCTATCCCACAGGATCTCAAATTCAGGGGTGAGGAGAGCTATGCCGAGATAGGCAATAACTCCATAATCAGGGAGTGCGTTACAGTTAACCGGGGTACTGCCGCAAAGGGCAGAACGGCAGTTGGAAGCAACACCATGCTAATGGCCTATGTTCATGTTGCCCATGACTGTCTGATCGGGAATAACTCGATTCTTGTTAACAGTGTGGGACTTGCCGGCGAGGTTGAAGTTGGAGATTTTGCAATTATCGGCGGCATGACAGCCGTACACCAGTTTTGCAGGATCGGTGCACATACAATGGTTGGGGGAGCCTCAAAGGTAAGGAAAGATATCCCGCCCTTTATTCGGGCATCGCGCGAGCCACTCAGGTATGTTGGAGTTAATGCAATAGGGCTCAGAAGAAGAAACTTCAGTAATGAAACGATTTATGCCATACAGGATGTTTTAAGGATACTCTATCAGAAAGGGCTGAATACTTCGCAGGCAATAGAGAGGATACTCAGTGAACTTCCGCAAAGTAATGAAAGGGATCTTGTCGTGGAGTTTGTCAGGGAATCAACAAGGGGAATAATCAAGGGGTATGATCCTGAAACAGATCCACGGGAGGAAGATGACGCCTGA
- the thiL gene encoding thiamine-phosphate kinase, producing the protein MKKKKNKIKELGEFGLIRHLTSDITMKNPSTLKGPGDDAAVLDYGGKLVVVTSDILMEGIHFNLIYTPMKHLGYKSVVANLSDIYAMNARPRQIIVSLAFSSKLTLEQVENLYAGIKLACETYNVDLAGGDTSTSVTGMAISITAIGEGEKNRIVYRNGAKKNDLICVSGDLGAAYLGLQLLEREKKIYLNNPEVQPELEGYEYLLQRQLKPEPRADIIEYFREHNAKPSAMIDISDGLSSEVMHICKESGTGCKLFAEHIPVHSETEKLAAEFNITPLVAALNGGEDYELLFTVSPGEFVKLKENRDIRTIGHITDRESDCNLITHDGSFIPLQAQGWNAWHDKD; encoded by the coding sequence ATGAAAAAAAAGAAAAACAAGATAAAAGAACTGGGAGAATTTGGGCTGATAAGGCATCTTACATCGGATATCACGATGAAGAACCCCAGCACCCTTAAAGGACCCGGCGATGATGCCGCCGTACTTGATTACGGAGGAAAGCTTGTAGTTGTAACCAGTGATATCCTGATGGAGGGGATACATTTCAATCTGATCTACACTCCTATGAAGCATCTGGGATACAAGTCTGTTGTTGCAAACCTTTCTGATATCTATGCCATGAATGCCAGGCCGAGGCAGATAATAGTATCATTGGCTTTCTCCTCAAAGCTTACCCTGGAGCAGGTAGAAAACCTCTATGCCGGGATAAAGCTGGCGTGTGAAACATACAATGTTGATCTGGCCGGCGGCGACACCTCCACCTCCGTAACCGGGATGGCAATAAGCATCACTGCAATAGGCGAGGGAGAGAAAAATCGGATCGTATACCGGAACGGAGCAAAGAAAAATGATCTTATTTGTGTTTCAGGTGATCTGGGTGCGGCTTATCTCGGACTTCAACTGCTGGAGAGGGAGAAAAAGATATACCTCAATAATCCTGAGGTTCAGCCTGAACTGGAAGGATACGAGTACCTGCTGCAAAGACAGCTGAAACCTGAACCCAGGGCCGATATCATTGAGTATTTCAGGGAGCATAATGCAAAGCCATCTGCAATGATAGATATATCTGACGGCCTTTCATCAGAAGTCATGCACATATGTAAAGAATCAGGTACCGGATGCAAACTCTTTGCCGAACATATTCCAGTTCACAGTGAAACAGAAAAACTGGCAGCAGAATTCAATATAACCCCGCTTGTTGCAGCTCTGAACGGAGGAGAGGACTATGAGCTTCTGTTCACGGTATCACCTGGTGAATTTGTAAAGCTTAAGGAGAACCGGGACATAAGAACGATCGGACATATAACTGACAGGGAGAGCGATTGCAACCTGATCACCCATGACGGTTCGTTCATTCCACTTCAGGCACAGGGATGGAATGCCTGGCATGATAAGGACTGA
- the sufB gene encoding Fe-S cluster assembly protein SufB: protein MQNEQDQILSEVTSGEYKFGFYTDIEQDSIGKGLNEDVVRTISEKKNEPEFMLEFRLKAYRHWLTMEMPRWAHLDIPVIDYQDHIYYSAPRQKAKLDSLDEVDPELLETFEKLGIPLQEQKQLAGVAVDAVMDSVSVKTTFKETLAEMGIIFCSFSEAVREYPDLVKQYMGSVVPYTDNYFAALNSAVFSDGSFCYIPKGVRCPMELSTYFRINAANTGQFERTLIVAEDNSYVSYLEGCTAPMRDENQLHAAIVEIVAMENAEVKYATVQNWYPGDKNGKGGIYNFVTKRGICEGDNSKISWTQVETGSAITWKYPSCILKGDNTTGEFYSVAVTNNHQQADTGTKMIHIGKNSRSIIVSKGISAGFSNNSYRGLVKVLRGAGNARNFSQCDSLLLGDKCGAHTFPYIESDNQSAIIEHEATTSKIGEDQIFYCNQRGISTEDAIGLIVNGYAKEVLNKLPMEFAVEAQKLLQISLEGSVG from the coding sequence ATGCAGAACGAACAGGATCAAATACTGAGCGAGGTAACTTCCGGGGAATATAAGTTCGGCTTCTATACCGACATTGAGCAGGATTCCATAGGAAAGGGACTTAACGAGGATGTTGTCAGGACGATATCTGAAAAGAAAAATGAGCCGGAATTCATGCTTGAGTTCCGGCTAAAGGCCTACAGGCACTGGCTTACGATGGAGATGCCCCGCTGGGCCCACCTTGATATTCCAGTGATTGACTACCAGGATCATATATACTATTCGGCTCCCAGGCAGAAAGCCAAACTGGACAGTCTTGATGAGGTCGATCCGGAATTGCTTGAAACCTTTGAAAAGCTGGGTATACCGCTGCAGGAGCAAAAGCAGCTTGCCGGTGTCGCTGTTGATGCCGTTATGGACAGTGTTTCTGTCAAGACAACCTTTAAGGAGACCCTGGCAGAGATGGGGATCATCTTTTGCTCCTTCAGTGAAGCGGTGCGTGAGTATCCTGACCTTGTGAAGCAATATATGGGATCGGTTGTTCCATACACCGATAATTATTTTGCTGCACTTAATTCAGCAGTTTTCAGCGACGGATCATTCTGCTACATACCAAAGGGTGTACGTTGCCCCATGGAGCTGTCCACCTACTTCAGGATAAATGCTGCAAATACCGGCCAGTTTGAGCGTACTCTTATCGTTGCCGAAGACAACAGCTATGTTAGTTACCTGGAAGGCTGCACTGCCCCGATGCGGGATGAGAACCAGCTTCATGCCGCTATTGTGGAAATAGTTGCCATGGAAAATGCTGAAGTGAAGTACGCGACGGTTCAGAACTGGTACCCGGGTGATAAAAACGGCAAGGGCGGCATCTATAACTTTGTCACAAAGCGAGGTATCTGTGAGGGAGATAATTCAAAGATATCGTGGACACAGGTTGAAACCGGTTCGGCGATAACGTGGAAATACCCAAGCTGCATACTCAAAGGAGACAATACCACGGGTGAGTTCTATTCAGTTGCTGTAACCAATAACCATCAGCAGGCTGATACCGGTACCAAGATGATACATATAGGAAAGAACAGCAGGAGCATAATTGTTTCAAAGGGAATCAGTGCCGGGTTTAGCAACAACAGCTATCGCGGACTGGTAAAGGTTTTGCGGGGCGCCGGGAATGCCCGGAACTTCAGCCAGTGTGATTCACTCCTTCTTGGAGATAAATGCGGTGCTCACACTTTCCCTTATATTGAGTCAGACAACCAGAGCGCCATCATCGAGCACGAGGCAACAACCTCAAAGATCGGTGAGGACCAGATATTTTATTGCAACCAAAGGGGAATTTCAACCGAAGATGCCATAGGCCTTATCGTTAACGGTTATGCAAAGGAGGTGCTCAACAAGCTGCCGATGGAGTTTGCAGTGGAAGCCCAGAAGCTGCTGCAGATAAGTCTTGAGGGCAGTGTTGGATGA